Proteins from one Syngnathoides biaculeatus isolate LvHL_M chromosome 8, ASM1980259v1, whole genome shotgun sequence genomic window:
- the LOC133505016 gene encoding latent-transforming growth factor beta-binding protein 4-like, translating into MRVLLLCVCTTTWMLSVHVSDGHRNRPTPREAGHGPGPGPRTRTRRPAEERRRHAGLVRPEPPGKRRWGMCADPPAGLKTTTCVKRRCPPGCRGAPWCPKGVCAVPKATPPPANQLAPPAWLSPESEDSGPNIAANFSTGAAKTTFLSLREAQAVLMKKMAAGRRDKMAAVLMKHIEKAKKKPDVRTSFSGAGADTAAVVCRLLCKNGGVCLLKDRCLCPSNFTGKFCQIPVLSQPSSRAPPSSSSSALNEVVKPPRLSVMAANAELTRSEFLLPLGGQNQDLAAGSAGASLVKVSVQHPPEASVKVHQVTEVSGMVPAPRPLSSLSGSAGAPAPVRGDDIYAQHAGFKYCFREVKDGQCSSPLSGLRSKEMCCRGPGKAWGSTQCALCPPHAGPNNNNSCPVGFQPGNGTKCLDVNECLQPGLCDNGLCVNTAGSFSCVCKRGFILDASHGLCISQSVISQEKGQCHRVLGWGRGPSSCSLPILRNITKQICCCSRVGKAWGPQCQRCPDFGSAAFKEICPAGPGYHYSASALQFSQRAADQLGARGAQLVTNGDKQHQDAATSSGANKSRQKPAAGLPSPPPPRPAVSLPPSRPVNAGNAPRQEPQTPDRTGAQPSRPRPTAYSIRPPQQSGGGQSIDRNQGNFGTRDTSQSRGIVGNQGSSQSRNTSRSQSSSQKQDTSRNLGTNQNQGTIRSQDTTRNQVSSQNPRISQNQGMAKNEGSSQNQDATRNQGISQNRGTSRNQTSSQSQSAPQNRDTVRPQVTSQNQGISRSQIPNGKQTNSGRQTTRVGGSTQISGGSQGTNQYQGSGRGQVTNQNQGSSRNQGGNDGSTQNQETSRSPSTGQTQGLVAGRGESFPGPAPSIPKRDSSPGGDLPPLKRPQTTTQPPRVHYVNECVVSGGVCDPGECVNTGAGYRCICPPGYKTTPRKTSCDDVDECEDPLVCPGQECVNSPGSYRCISCQPGFGLLNGLCTDIDECVGAPCSDGTCVNTPGSFRCLCRHGYKLHNFTCADVDECADPSRCPGRMCVNSAGSYRCAPCRPGYALTDKHCTDVNECEDGGVCPGGQCVNTEGSYKCVDCRQGYRSVNGLCEDVDECASASACEAARVCVNTVGSFRCDCLPGYRTFGWGPACRDIDECLEENWCPPAGECVNTPGSYKCLCPQGYALGGDKKTCVDVNECARPDVCADGDCLNTDGSFACKCRRGFAGNPEGDACLDVDECVSSGGSLCRDSERCENTVGSYRCLASCEPGYRASAAGRCEDVNECEDGSACGAHAVCQNVAGTYACVCDRGFAAAPDGNSCVDEDECASAPGVCGSARCRNLDGSFECECDTPGEKFQADGGRCASALQPETPPVRSPSSSLRTGSPGLETPAAPPPALPALPAPRPGELRDCYYNLDSSCNLLAANSTLQECCCTLGGGWGLGCVYRACPPAHAAEFLSLCPSGRGYVTTGAATFSYTDVDECKRFHPEVCKNGVCVNNIPGYHCYCSSGFFYSAALLECVDVDECELELCGGGSCVNTAGSYYCSCPPPLVLDQTQQNCVNASHHSPDENLSVCWQTVSPDLMCQSPLLGAQVTFGDCCCLYGRGWGMECALCPQSDSEDLSRLCSSFPPAVFPDPLGPQRGGGPAFSSPFIGDAFPPDLFPADSDYDDDFSPAADAFGPPTDDTYGGTGRFEDYDGWRPRPPFRRLSPEPLPEDRADAPPLGPRGSPYEDERDSWGPGPPFPPYAGGDPRRLYERRYDEYAGLSAAEDCGIADGCRNGTCVRTDRGFTCDCYRGYRLDAAAVTCADVNECDGGAAVDFPCVNSRCVNTDGSFRCVCRRGYVMSRWPNRCVPA; encoded by the exons ATGCGCGTGCTCCTGCTCTGCGTGTGCACGACAACGTGGATGCTCAGTGTGCACGTCTCCGACGGACACCGGAACCGACCCACACCCCGCGAAGCCGGCCACGGCCCCGGCCCCGGCCCGCGGACGCGGACGCGGAGGCCGGCGGAGGAGAGGAGGCGGCACGCGGGACTCGTCCGACCGGAGCCGCCCGGGAAGCGCAG aTGGGGCATGTGTGCAGATCCGCCGGCGGGGCTGAAGACCACCACGTGTGTCAAAC GGCGTTGCCCCCCCGGTTGCCGCGGCGCCCCCTGGTGTCCCAAAGGCGTCTGCGCGGTTCCCAAGGCGACGCCGCCGCCTGCCAATCAGCTCGCCCCGCCCGCTTGGTTGAGTCCCGAATCGGAGGACTCCGGACCGAATATTGCCGCTAATTTTTCGACGGGAGCGGCAAAAACGACTTTTCTAAG TCTGCGCGAGGCTCAGGCCGTCCTTATGAAGAAGATGGCGGCAGGAAGGAGAGACAAGATGGCCGCCGTTCTGATGAAGCATATCGAGAAGGCGAAGAAGAAGCCGGACGTCCGCACGTCGTTTTCTGGCGCCGGCGCCGACACGGCCGCAG ttGTGTGTCGTCTGCTGTGTAAGAACGGAGGTGTGTGTCTGCTGAAGGATCGATGCCTGTGCCCCTCCAACTTTACCGGAAAGTTCTGCCAGATCCCCGTCTTGTCTCAGCCTTCCTCGCGAGCcccgccctcctcctcctcctccgcactCAATGAGGTCGTCAAGCCCCCCCGCCTGTCTGTCATGGCGGCCAACGCGGAACTGACCCGGTCTGAGTTCCTGCTGCCGTTGGGGGGTCAAAACCAGGACTTAGCAGCGG GAAGCGCCGGAGCATCCCTGGTGAAGGTGAGCGTTCAGCACCCCCCCGAGGCCAGCGTGAAGGTCCACCAGGTGACCGAG GTGTCAGGAATGGTCCCGGCGCCGCGGCCGCTCTCCTCGCTGTCCGGGTCCGCGGGGGCTCCGGCGCCGGTGCGGGGCGACGACATTTATGCCCAACACGCCGGCTTCAAGTACTGCTTCAGAGAGGTCAAAGACGGACAG TGCAGTTCTCCTCTGTCGGGCCTGCGGAGCAAAGAGATGTGCTGCCGAGGTCCGGGAAAGGCCTGGGGCTCCACCCAATGCGCCCTCTGCCCTCCGCACGCAG gtccaaacaacaacaacagctgtCCTGTCGGCTTCCAACCAGGCAACGGAACAAAATGCCTCG ACGTGAACGAGTGCCTGCAGCCCGGCCTTTGCGACAACGGCCTGTGCGTGAACACGGCGGGGAGCTTCAGTTGCGTTTGCAAGCGCGGCTTCATCCTGGACGCCTCGCACGGACTCTGCATCT CCCAGAGCGTGATATCACAGGAGAAGGGTCAGTGCCACCGGGTCCTGGGTTGGGGTCGGGGCCCGTCCTCCTGCTCGCTGCCCATCCTCAGGAACATCACCAAGCAGATCTGTTGCTGCAGCCGGGTGGGCAAGGCCTGGGGACCCCAATGCCAGCGCTGCCCCGACTTCGGCTCGG CGGCTTTCAAGGAGATCTGTCCTGCCGGTCCGGGCTACCATTACTCCGCCTCCGCCCTGCAGTTCAGCCAGAGAGCTGCTGATCAACTGGGCGCCCGAGGAGCGCAGCTGGTAACCAACGGCGACAAACAACATCAGG ATGCCGCTACTTCTAGTGGAGCTAACAAGTCCCGGCAGAAACCCGCCGCCGGCTTACCCAGTCCGCCTCCACCTCGCCCAGCTGTCAGCCTGCCGCCATCGAGACCTGTCAACGCTGGCAACGCTCCCCGCCAGGAACCTCAAACTCCGGACCGGACCGGAGCCCAGCCGAGCCGACCAAGACCAACCGCCTATTCTATCAGACCGCCGCAACAGTCCGGCGGTGGTCAAAGTATTGATCGAAACCAAGGAAACTTTGGGACTCGTGACACGAGTCAGAGCCGAGGCATCGTCGGGAATCAAGGCTCGAGTCAGAGTCGAAACACTAGTAGAAGCCAAAGCTCAAGCCAGAAACAAGACACTAGCAGGAACCTAGGCACCAACCAGAACCAAGGCACAATTAGGAGTCAAGACACTACCAGGAACCAAGTCAGCAGTCAGAACCCAAGAATCAGCCAAAACCAAGGTATGGCCAAGAACGAGGGCTCAAGTCAGAACCAAGACGCGACCAGGAATCAAGGCATCAGCCAAAACCGCGGCACATCCAGAAACCAAACCTCAAGTCAGAGCCAAAGCGCTCCCCAGAACCGAGACACTGTCCGACCACAAGTAACGAGTCAGAACCAAGGGATTAGCAGAAGCCAAATTCCCAATGGGAAGCAGACCAACAGTGGGAGGCAAACCACAAGAGTTGGCGGAAGCACCCAAATCTCCGGCGGTAGTCAAGGCACCAATCAGTATCAAGGCAGCGGCAGAGGTCAAGTCACCAACCAAAACCAAGGCTCCAGCAGGAACCAAGGTGGGAATGACGGTTCTACTCAGAACCAAGAAACAAGCAGGAGTCCCAGTACCGGCCAAACCCAAG GTCTGGTGGCAGGAAGAGGCGAGTCCTTTCCAGGACCTGCTCCATCGATCCCCAAGCGAGATTCCAGTCCCGGTGGTGATCTCCCACCTCTCAAGAGGCCGCAGACTACCACGCAGCCACCTCGAGTCCATT atGTGAATGAGTGTGTTGTGTCAGGAGGTGTGTGTGATCCAGGTGAGTGTGTGAACACTGGAGCCGGCTACCGATGTATTTGCCCACCCGGATACAAGACTACCCCACGGAAGACCAGCTGTGACG ACGTAGACGAGTGCGAGGATCCGTTGGTTTGTCCCGGTCAGGAATGCGTCAACAGTCCCGGGTCGTACCGTTGCATCTCCTGTCAGCCCGGATTCGGACTTCTCAACGGACTGTGCACAG ACATTGACGAGTGCGTTGGAGCTCCGTGCTCCGACGGGACCTGCGTAAACACGCCCGGAAGCTTCCGGTGCCTCTGTCGCCATGGTTACAAGCTCCACAACTTCACCTGCGCAG acGTGGACGAGTGCGCGGATCCGTCTCGGTGTCCCGGTCGGATGTGCGTCAACTCTGCGGGCTCGTATCGTTGTGCGCCGTGCCGCCCGGGGTACGCGCTGACCGACAAACATTGCACAG ACGTGAACGAGTGCGAGGATGGCGGAGTGTGTCCCGGTGGGCAGTGTGTCAACACCGAGGGCTCCTACAAGTGCGTGGACTGTCGCCAAGGTTACCGATCGGTCAACGGACTGTGTGAAG ACGTGGACGAGTGCGCAAGTGCGTCCGCTTGCGAGGCCGCGCGGGTGTGCGTCAACACCGTCGGCTCGTTCCGCTGCGACTGCCTCCCGGGGTATCGAACCTTCGGTTGGGGGCCAGCGTGCAGAG ATATTGACGAGTGCTTGGAGGAGAACTGGTGCCCCCCCGCAGGAGAATGCGTCAACACGCCGGGCTCGTACAAGTGTTTGTGTCCTCAAGGCTACGCGCTCGGCGGCGACAAAAAGACCTGCGTCG ACGTGAACGAGTGCGCGAGGCCCGACGTGTGCGCGGACGGCGACTGCTTGAACACCGACGGCTCCTTCGCCTGCAAATGTCGGCGCGGGTTCGCCGGCAACCCGGAGGGCGACGCCTGCCTCG ACGTGGACGAGTGCGTGTCGTCCGGCGGTTCCCTTTGCCGAGACTCCGAGCGGTGCGAGAACACCGTGGGCTCGTACCGCTGCCTCGCTTCCTGCGAGCCGGGATACCGGGCCTCGGCCGCCGGACGCTGCGAAG ACGTGAACGAGTGCGAGGACGGATCGGCGTGCGGGGCGCACGCCGTCTGTCAGAACGTCGCCGGAACGTACGCGTGCGTGTGCGACCGAGGCTTCGCCGCCGCGCCGGACGGGAACTCCTGCGTGG ACGAGGACGAGTGCGCGTCCGCGCCGGGCGTGTGCGGTTCCGCTCGCTGCCGCAACCTGGACGGATCGTTCGAGTGCGAGTGCGACACGCCGGGAGAAAAGTTTCAAGCGGACGGCGGGCGCTGTGCGAGCGCGCTCCAGCCAG AGACTCCCCCCGTCCGCTCTCCGTCGTCGTCCCTCCGCACGGGCAGCCCGGGGCTCGAAACGCCGGCCGCGCCGCCCCCGGCCCTCCCGGCCCTCCCGGCCCCCCGCCCCGGCGAGCTGAGGGACTGCTACTACAACCTGGACTCGTCGTGCAACCTCCTGGCCGCCAACAGCACCCTGCAGGAGTGCTGCTGCACGCTGGGGGGGGGCTGGGGCCTGGGCTGCGTCTACCGGGCCTGCCCCCCCGCCCACGCGG CCGAGTTCCTGTCGCTGTGTCCCAGCGGGAGAGGATACGTCACCACTGGGGCGGCGACCTTCAGCTACACAG atgtGGACGAGTGTAAGCGCTTCCATCCCGAGGTGTGCAAGAACGGCGTCTGCGTCAACAACATTCCGGGATACCACTGTTACTGCTCCAGCGGGTTCTTTTACAGCGCCGCGCTGCTCGAGTGTGTCG ACGTGGACGAGTGCGAGCTGGAGCTGTGCGGCGGGGGCTCGTGCGTCAACACGGCGGGCTCGTATTATTGCAGCTGCCCGCCGCCTCTCGTGCTGGACCAGACGCAGCAGAACTGCGTCAACGCCTCCCACCACAGCCCGG ATGAGAACCTGTCGGTGTGCTGGCAGACGGTGAGCCCCGATCTGATGTGCCAGAGCCCCCTTTTGGGGGCGCAGGTCACCTTCGGCGACTGCTGCTGCCTCTACGGCCGAGGCTGGGGCATGGAGTGTGCGCTCTGCCCGCAGAGCGACTCGG AGGACTTGAGCAGGCTGTGCAGCTCGTTCCCTCCGGCCGTCTTCCCGGACCCGCTGGGACCGCAAAGAGGCGGAG GCCCCGCCTTCTCCTCGCCGTTCATCGGCGACGCCTTCCCGCCGGACCTTTTCCCCGCCGACTCCGATTACGACGACGACTTCTCTCCGGCGGCAGACGCTTTCGGCCCGCCTACGGACGACACCTACGGGGGAACCGGACGCTTCGA AGACTACGACGGGTGGCGGCCGCGGCCGCCGTTCCGCCGTCTGTCCCCGGAGCCGCTTCCGGAGGACCGGGCGGACGCGCCCCCTCTCGGGCCCAGGGGATCTCCTTACGAGGACGAGCGGGACTCTTGGGGACCCGGACCGCCGTTCCCCCCTTATGCGGGAGGCGACCCCAGGAGACTTTACGAGC GGCGCTACGACGAGTACGCCGGCCTGAGCGCGGCGGAGGATTGCGGGATCGCGGACGGCTGCCGGAACGGGACGTGCGTCCGCACGGACCGGGGCTTCACCTGCGACTGTTACCGTGGTTACCGGCTGGACGCCGCCGCCGTCACGTGCGCGG acgtGAACGAGTGCGACGGCGGCGCGGCCGTGGACTTCCCGTGCGTGAACTCGCGCTGCGTCAACACGGACGGTTCGTTCCGATGCGTGTGTCGTCGCGGCTACGTCATGTCGCGCTGGCCCAACCGCTGCGTGCCCGCCTAG